In Miscanthus floridulus cultivar M001 chromosome 8, ASM1932011v1, whole genome shotgun sequence, the sequence AATTTGGAATTAAATTAGTTTCAGATCTAAACGACCAAACCTATTGCAACTTGCAAGGAAGGAGGGCAGCAGGCTCACCGGTCAGGGTCAGCCGGTCAGCCGACAGCAGGCGGGCGCCCAACACCCGGTTGACTGGCTGAGGAACAGAGGAAGGAGCCGTCGGTCGCGCCGCCGCGGAGCGCACAGCGGAGGGGCGAGGCTGCGCCACCGGCCGCCGCGGAGCACCGGAGCCGGAGCGTGGAGGACGGAGGGCGGAGGCGGAGCGAAGGGCCGGTGGGCGTAGGCTGTCGGCTGGCCGGCTGGGCGCAGGGCGCGCCGGTGCGGACTGGCGAAGCCGCCGGCCGTGGAGCGGTTGTCGCGACTCCCCTGCGCCTGCGCGACTCGCAAGGCCAAGCGGCTCTCTATGACTCTGTCTCCGTTGCTCGTCTGGGCTGCCTGTGTTGTTGGATTGCTTGATGAATGATgggcaaaaaaaaaactgaagACTTGCTCTCTTGTTATATGGGCCGCGACTAGGGCTATGGCCTGGACTGCTCTAGTGCTGGGTCCGCCTCTGGGTGTTGCTACTACCCACTCGCCACCTGGCTCTCTTCTTTGGCATGGTCCCTCAGTCCCAGCAGACAATTAATTGAGCATCTAAGGCAAGCCATGCGTCGATGTGTCCTACCTTGAACTGCTGCCAGGAAAAAGTTGGCCGAAGTCGCTTAGGCCCCTTTGGAACGTAGGAATTTTGTAGGTAAAACATGGGTTTTTGATTCCTATAGGAATTGGCACAGTAGTGCCCTTTGGTTGGCAGGATTGTGCTataggaattttggaggaaaAATTCTTTTGGAAGACATTTCACAAGTGAAACATGGGAAACAAAACATCCACTCTGATCTTATTTTTTCATCGCACCGCGCGTAGGATCCAGGTAGAGAGATGATTTGACTGAAGGAACACATTAAATGATACTGATTGGATACAATAGTGTAGTACTAGCTCACATGTAATTACTTCGCTTACCTCAAGAAGACAGTACATGCATTGTTGTTTCCTGCATTTTTTCTACACTCATCCAAACACCTATTCCAGTAAAATTCCACATTTTCCATTCCTCTGTTTTCCATATGCATTCATATCCCgttcctatgtttttcctattCCTGTATTTTTCGATCCTACCTTCCAAAGGAGGCCTTAATTTTGGTGGGTGTGAATTTGATTTCTATAAAATTGTGTACAATAAGCTAGGAGTAGTTGAACGCGCGAGCCAAATGGAGTTTGGAGCCAGCCAAACGACACGTATTTGCTACAATTTTAGGCCTCTTTGGATGCATGAATTTTATAGGAATATCATAGGAATAAGTTTATTTTCATAGGAAAAACACAGGAAACATAAAAAAATCCTCCAATCCAAAGGGGGCCTTAGAAACCGGCCCTTTGAATTGCACCCGAATTTTGGAGGTCTTTAAGTTCTTTGTTTTTCATCGATTAGAAAAAATAGTTTAATTAAAAACTCAAATATAACATTTAGGGAAGAACTTCCCGTTTCAGAACTATAAAATCTATGACGCCAGACCAAACAATATAAACCATCCTACCTACATAAAAAACTACTCTTGTGCCTTTCTATGATAGGCGACGTGCCATGAGAGGACAAGTTGCCTTTAGTGATTTTATCAATCTCGAGATTTGTCGGCTCAGTCTAAAATTTTTTAAAGTTGTTCATAGAGATATGATGTGTGCAATTACATAGATGTGAGTGTATACATATGTTTGAAAAACGTGTCCATTTAGTCACGTAAATGGAGGCGCCGTGACCATAATAGCAAGTCTTTTTGACGCGACTCACAGAACTAGTTTCTAGAAATTTGTCGTTCAGGACTAGTTGTTATTAAAATGTTACTAGTTTTTATAGGTTTATTTTAATAGAAAGTTTAAATAGAAAGAATTCTAGTTGGCACTTGGCAGTGATTTTCATTAGGTGTGAATGTGTGATGTGTGCCCCAGGGTTGAATAAGCCTGCACTTTTGCAACTTGGTGAATGATGACAGGCACCTGAAATATCCCTAACAAAAAGAGACGTCAGAAGATTCGCTGGCTCTGATGTTCAACAAAAGAATCATGAGAAACCGAAATTTTGAaatttctccttgtcttcagctgCCCAGCCAGCAACAAATCACTGTCAGGTTAGTAAAATGCGATGGGGACATGCCAAACCTGTAGTGCTTCATCACCGTGGATAAGGATAAGGACCGTCAAATCAAAGCCACCGTTTTTAAACGGTAATGGCCCGGCATGTCATGCCCAGGAAACTACAGTaatcgccctgttcgcttataaagcgtattttttcagccaacgaacactatttttttctcacaacaaatcagccaacagtactttcaattatagcttatcagccaaacgaacagggtaaATAGGTTCTATGGCAGAAATGATTGCCACGGCTTATCATTATCCTAATCTGAACGAGACAAACAGGGAACACAGAAGTTCAAGTAAATCACAGGTTGGGCACTTTTCTAGTCATCAACGTCATCACATTTCCAATCATGTCACCATCTACAACGAAATTCAATTACCAAGGGCATCTTACCATATGAAGAACATTTCATCTGACAAAAAAATTGAATCAGATCGCACACGTTAGTCATCAGGTGAGCTATTAAGCTCCCTGTAAGGTTTTgttttactccctccgttccttaatataagccatatagtttttagcaccaatattaacgcacggcttggggaaggatATGAGAccgaagaaaaaaaggaaaatcatgCCATCTTCTCTCTCACAATTAGATTGCTTcttaaatctaagggattggttgagACATGTGATATGTACAATGGAAATGTttcaaactaatcggcgtgggagctgatacgtacctatattttgagattttctttagaaatctatatggcttatattaaggaacggagggagtatattttcTCCACCGATTTCTTGCAACTTGCAAAATATTATGGCAAATTGCCTCCAGAATCCAGAATCAGAAATAAACCAGGTGCGATCACTCTGGCCCCAGAGGCCCTGTTTCAACAGAGCATCCAGCAACTTCTGAAATCTGAAGCTCTAATTGTCTAAATATGAACAATAAACCGCCTGCTGGCAAAAAGGGAGTGAATATGCACAAGAGAGTTGAACGATCATTTCCACGCAAGGTGAAGGGTACAGGAGTCTTGTATTAACATCGCAACAGCATGCTATTTTTCCCATGAAGAGTCGGAGTATCTTGGCAGTTGCAGAACTTTTCACGTACGCTTACGCCTCAACTGACCAAACAGCTGCACAGATCAGATTTCTAATGCATCAGTTATTATAATCTAGAATTCTAGAATGAGTACTGTAGAATTTGAGGCTTATATATATGCAGGGATCCTCTGTTTCCATTCAAAGGAAATTAAGGCTCATAGAAATTGATTGTTGAGGTATAAGCAACTCTATCAGAAAAAGCAGTTAAAACTTAAAAAATACTGCTAAAAACTTTCACTTTAAGAAGTTCCTCAGTGAAATATAAACTTACCTGGAATGGGTACTGCAGAATCCAACCAATGATTGGTATTTGATACAGGAAGGCCTGGATAGGAGGCCCATAACCACTATAAAAAAAAAGGAATGGAAGAAAAAGTCAGTAACAATTAAACTAAGAAACCATTCTTCTAGCAAACTAGGTATGATCTGATAGACTGATAGAGAAGGACCTGAAGAGCACAAAAGATCCATATAGTTCCATGATCATACCAGCAACAGGCCAACGGACAAACAGAAGAAACAAACCAAAAAAGAAAGGTACTGATCCCTGTGGAACAAGAATAACATTATCTCTTTCAAATACGAGACAAATAAATGAGGTCAGCGTTCGAAGGAGAAGCTATATATTAGTTAAGATCAATCAAGAGACATTCTAATGCTAATGCACTTGGATTTGCTAGATGGAAATTGCTGCCACAGAGTATGCATTCTGCAATACTGTATCATGTATGTCCTTGTCTCCTGGACTTGTGCATGGCTCAACTTTAGCCacgtacaacaacaacaacaaagccgcCTAGTCTCAAGCAAGTTGGTGTAGGCTTAAGACCGACTTTACACACATGTCCACTAAAAAACATAACCACAAGCAACTTTGAATAACACAAGGCTACTAATTGCCATGGAGGGAACATAACCACATCTCAGCATTTTTTTGTCGCTAAATAAATACATCCTCATAAGGAATTATTTGTTTGCTTATAAAATTATGCTAAGAGAAGTTGTGGCATCAATACATATATTCAGAAGGCTAACTTAAAATGAAAAATTGACAAATCAAGAAGTTACTAATTTGGTGAAGGAATAAACAAAACTAATTATCACATAAAACTATATTTCATACAAATACAATTTTCCAAAGTGAAAGACAAAAGGCTAAGGAAGAACAAAACTATAATAATCCTATCAATTTCCTTTCAACTTATTTTTCTGCTTCCACATTTTTATGATATGGTGAAACAGTCACTATCACAAAGCAGCCCGAACACTAGGAACTTTATCAGTTCAAGTATTATAGAACACAAGTTCATGTTTAGAACAGGAATAAAAAAAATACGAGAAACGATAATGGAAAAGCAAACTGCAGAAAAGTGGATCCTGTATCTATGCAACTTTAGAATACCTTAAGGTTTGCCTTCTTTGTGAAAAGCTGCCACATAGATTGCCAACCGAGTAACAGACCCACTCCAGTCAAAAAGAAAATCTAGTAGAATATAAAAACAGTGAGACCAGAAGGAGTCAGAGTATTCATTAGATATGTAGTAATACAAGACAAGGATTGAGAATTGTAGTATCATACATTACCCAGAGCCAACAAGCCCCTATCGAAGAAAAGGATAACGCCAAGGAATGAGAATAGGATGCCAAACCCCACGAGACCTATGCCAATCTCTTCACATTGAAACATGGGGAATAAAATAGAAACTATTAGTACTTCAACTTAAAGAGGCAAATAGATGAGATCAACAAATATGAACAAGTGACAACTTTCTGTAACTGGAATGCAAATGCCATGGCATGGCAAATATGATATACTGGGCTACTGGCTCTATTTTACAGAGCACGTACATGCTCAGAGTTTTCGACTTAGCAGGCCCTTCTTTCTGCTACCATGTTGTTTTGAATTAAATTCGGTTTACTTTGTGATTTTCAACAAATTCAATGTGAACAAAGAATATGTGAACCAAAGGTTCTGACAGGAAAAAAACGACAGTATGCAATACAAACTATAAGATAGCAACAGTCTTTTCAGAAATCAATGTAGAATGAGAGTTCTGGTAATTTATTTTTAAATTGTAAACAGGTAAGGCTAATACCTGCATGTTTGAGAAATAAAGGAAAGGCTAATGAAACCACATCGATTACTTGTACTAAGTAACAATCTTAATTGAAAATAAAACATTACTTTTGATTTCACTAATCTCGTAGGCCATGGCCCCAGCAGTTGAAGATAGCAATACAGTTTCACTTCAATGGACCACTAACTGAACCTGCAAAAGATACCAAATATTAGTTTCTTAGAAAGCAACTTCAGTCAACAACTGAAGAAAGGAAAATCAAGCTCATAAGACTCCAATATTGAACAGAGTCAGGGACCTATTGAATGTCCTCTCTTAGTAAATAGCACTATACACCCCTGTTTTCTTACTTTGTTTCGTGCTCAGTGTTCCTAGACCCTAGTGATGTACTGCCATAGTCAGAGTCGAGATAATCACCACTGCAGGGTGTCCTGGGTGGAATCAGTTATTAAGGATGAGAAACTGGATCATCATGAAATAGAAGTACAGATGTAGATGAGAAATTAGATGGACTGATTCTTGCTTTGATCAAATGAGGAGACTGCCACAGCCTTATATAAGCTAATAAATCCAATGCTGATGCTAAAAGCCTGGAGCTAACAACCTTATCTTGTATCTAGCTAACAATCCCATTTTTAATCTTATCTCTCTAACCAAACTAATCCAGTCTCCTTCTGTACATGAGGGGTGGTTCATGGACATGCTGGCTCATACCCCCCTTCATCCACACCCATGACATGTACCAAGGATTACAATCGGGGTATTGTTTAGTTGGCCAACAGTGCATCTGAATTACCAAGATATGCAACATAGCAGATGTTTAGCTAGAAAGAAATTGAGCACAGCCAGGACTGAAGCAAAATGACAGTTTCCTTTGGTGTTTTACAAACATAGAAAAATTGATGAGTGATTTGCTTAAGTGGTACTTCTGCAATGCTATGATGCTATTTTTCTCTGACACAAGCAATACAAAAATATGTTGCAAAGGTGACCACTGACCACCTAGCTCAACTAGGCACTAGACAACACCATCCTGCCTAGCCCCACCTTGGCTAGCGTAATCACCAATAGGTTCAAGGCAAAACTGTCACCGACCACCGCAAAGGAGAACACTGATATAAAAAGGCACCATCATTTACAACCTAGAAGGCTACAATTTATGATGGAGGTGACAGAAGATTCATTGAAGAAAGTGGAGCTATACAAACAATGACATCACCCTAGCAAAATGCATCACTAGCTGCACCCTTCATCTTCATATTTGCAGATATAAAGGAGAAGCATTTGCAAATTTGAAACTGAAATAGCTACAATTATCAGAGCTAACATGTACACTAAAATCTGGTATGTTCAAAAAGGGAAAATCTGCAAATAACAGTAAGCTTTATATCTTCCCACAGGATAAACATCATAAATGAATAGCTTGAGGATGGCGCAGTACTATATAGTGCATGATTTTTACTGCAAGATTCACATAATCGATCGTGACCAGATAAAACCGAAACAGTGATTTTGATGAAATATAATTGAGATAGAACTGTGCTTTAAAAAGAATACTCAAAAGGCAAATTTGTTGGCACATCATGCTTGACTGCTTGCTATCACTGCCATATGCTACATGAAATTTATAATAAGCTCCTGACATGATCTTCATTGAAAGCCCAGTCTGAGTGTTCTCTAAATGTGATGCTAGCTTTCTAGACTGTTCAGGGCAAAATTTCTCTAGAAAGCCAAAAGCTATCAGAAAATCAGGATACACCAAAGCACAAGTTGTTTTGGAATACCACATGAACAACATAATAACTCAGATAAATTGCAATAACAAATTCTAATCACCTCCCTCTTACAAATGAAAGATGCACTGTATAATTTGAATATTGAAG encodes:
- the LOC136474169 gene encoding vesicle transport protein GOT1-like — encoded protein: MAYEISEIKKIGIGLVGFGILFSFLGVILFFDRGLLALGNIFFLTGVGLLLGWQSMWQLFTKKANLKGSVPFFFGLFLLFVRWPVAGMIMELYGSFVLFSGYGPPIQAFLYQIPIIGWILQYPFQLFGQLRRKRT